From the genome of Sander lucioperca isolate FBNREF2018 chromosome 1, SLUC_FBN_1.2, whole genome shotgun sequence, one region includes:
- the LOC116064274 gene encoding gap junction alpha-3 protein-like — MGDWNLLGKLLEKAQEHSTVVGKVWLTVLFIFRILILSAATEKVWGDEQSGFTCDTKQPGCENVCYDITFPISHVRFWVLQIIFVSTPTLIYLGHILHLVRMEDKHKERDQQMEHAHHSDKQALIMDGKQKKALVRDKKGKVHLQGELLRTYVFNVVFKTLFEVGFIVAQYLLYGFKLKPMYTCDRPPCPNVVNCYISRPTEKTIFIIFMLGVSSVSLLLNLIEVYHLGFTKCRQGISFRRADQSSVSLPKEPGEAAVPYAPSFDDYFHQVQPAYPPVPSYNLSPLSEDTDSSFHPYHSKAAYKQNKDNLAVEKSSSKSEECDLKGKKGAGSAPGSPTQARPGRSAKHSSNNKTRIDDLQI; from the coding sequence ATGGGCGACTGGAACCTGCTGGGAAAGTTGCTGGAAAAAGCCCAGGAGCACTCCACTGTGGTGGGGAAGGTGTGGCTCACCGTCCTGTTCATCTTCCGCATCCTGATCCTGAGTGCTGCCACGGAGAAGGTGTGGGGCGACGAGCAGTCGGGCTTCACCTGCGACACCAAGCAGCCAGGTTGCGAGAACGTGTGCTATGACATCACTTTCCCAATCTCTCACGTCCGCTTTTGGGTTCTGCAGATCATCTTTGTGTCCACGCCTACGCTGATCTACCTGGGACACATCCTCCACCTAGTGCGGATGGAGGACAAGCATAAAGAGAGGGATCAGCAGATGGAACATGCACATCATTCAGACAAGCAGGCCCTTATTATGGATGGTAAGCAAAAGAAGGCTCTGGTGAGGGACAAAAAGGGCAAAGTGCACCTGCAGGGGGAGCTCTTGCGCACATATGTCTTTAATGTGGTCTTTAAAACCCTGTTTGAGGTGGGCTTCATTGTGGCTCAATACCTCTTGTACGGCTTTAAGCTGAAGCCCATGTACACATGTGACAGACCGCCCTGCCCCAACGTGGTAAACTGCTACATATCCCGTCCCACAGAGAAAaccatcttcatcatcttcatgcTGGGAGTGTCCAGCGTGTCTCTGCTCCTCAACCTCATAGAGGTCTACCACCTGGGCTTTACCAAGTGTCGCCAGGGCATCAGCTTCAGGAGAGCTGATCAGTCCTCTGTGAGTCTCCCCAAGGAGCCCGGCGAGGCCGCGGTGCCGTATGCGCCGAGCTTTGACGACTACTTCCACCAAGTCCAGCCAGCCTACCCGCCCGTACCCAGCTACAACCTCTCCCCTTTGTCTGAGGACACAGACTCGTCCTTCCACCCCTACCACAGCAAGGCGGCATACAAACAGAATAAGGACAACTTGGCGGTGGAGAAGAGCAGCAGCAAGTCAGAAGAATGTGACCTGAAAGGAAAGAAGGGAGCAGGATCAGCCCCTGGGTCACCTACGCAGGCTAGGCCGGGCCGTAGTGccaaacacagcagcaacaacaagacTAGAATAGACGATCTGCAGATATGA
- the vma21 gene encoding vacuolar ATPase assembly integral membrane protein vma21: protein MNQASARPRETNWRQTASCDGPMIICGRGRDFISDNTLTLSDYIFRFYLYLATISPAMDGSVRAASDAGPPAYYRGNESSLVSALKTLLFFTILMVTLPIGLYFATKAYLFEGSMKMSSSDSYFYAAIVAVLAVHVVLALFVYVAWNEGTPKGKGKDD, encoded by the exons ATGAACCAGGCATCAGCCAGGCCTCGCGAGACTAACTGGCGTCAGACCGCGTCATGTGACGGTCCCATGATCATATGCGGAAGAGGAAGGGATTTCATTAGTGACAACACGCTAACATTATCTGATTATATTTTCCGCTTTTACCTTTACCTCGCCACTATCAGCCCAGCAATGGACGGATCTGTCAGAGCAGCTTCAGACGCAGGACCGCCGGCTTATTACAGAGG AAATGAAAGCTCCCTGGTTTCAGCCCTCAAGACTCTGCTGTTCTTCACCATCCTGATGGTCACGCTGCCCATTGGTCTCTACTTTGCAACAAAGGCGTACCTCTTTGAGG GTTCCATGAAGATGTCAAGCTCTGACAGCTACTTCTATGCAGCCATTGTTGCAGTGCTCGCTGTGCATGTTGTTTTggctttgtttgtttatgtggcCTGGAACGAAGGCACGCCTAAAGGGAAGGGCAAAGATGATTAA